TAAAAGGGGGACCAGGTATTTTCTCGTTAAGTGAAGTACATCTTTTGCCTCCTGCAGGGTAAATGAAGCTGGGTGATGATCACGAAGCTTTTGTGCAGCTTCACCTGCTGCATGTTTAGACCATACGTGTTTATCATCCATCCCGACAGCTTTCTCTTGTTGCAGCAGCGACCGTTTCAGTTCCTGCGATAGTTCATTAGGCAGCTGTTGTTCTTTTGCATACTCGTCCCAAGGTTTCACTGAAATCCCGTCTTTTCTCCAGCTTTCCAGCAATTGCTGTATTCTTTTTTCCCAGCCTTTTGGATAATACGGGGCAAAACTATGCAGTGATACATATTGTTTGTGCTTTTTGATTTTGTTCTGTGTCTCTGCTTCTTCTAAAAATCGCTCGATGAGTTCTTTTGGCAGTGATCGTAATTTCAATGACTGCAATTCTTCTTTATTTTTACCTGTTCTTAAAGGATACCTTTCATGATAATCTTTTAATTCGTCTATTAATTCCTTCCAAAACTGTTCGTATGTTTCCTTTAATACCAGTTTTTTATTAGAAAGCTCCCAAATTGTACTATTTTCTATTAATTGCGTCACCAGCTCATTCGCGTCCTCTTTCGTTAGTCCTGTCTGTTTTGCAATTTCTTCTCTGGTCAGCCATTTTTCTTCAAGAAGAGCGGTTTTAATGAGTTCGTCTGGTGTGCCTTCTAATTCTTTTTCGAGACGCTGCACCGACTTTTCGCCAAAAGGAAGACGTTCCCCTTGCGGATTTATGATCCAGCCGCCGCCGATTGTTTCAGTAGGTGTTGGCCGGCGTAAAATAAACCGATCTTCTCGTTTGGTAACGACCGGTTTGTCTAAGCGCAGCTGACAAACTACTTTATGTACTCCCGGTTCTAATACATTACGGTCAAAAAACACTATGTTTCCGTAAACTTCGGCTGTGCCAAGGTGAAGCTTAATATATCCCCGCTGTTTTAAATCATAAAAAAATTCTTTAGAAGGGAATAATACGACGTGGACAATAGATGTAGTGACATAATGTTCGGCAGCCACAACGACATCTCCTCGTTTTATTTCTTCTTTTGAAACGCCGCTGAGATTCATGGCAAGCCTTTGACCAGCAATCCCTTCCTGTACTTGGCTGCCGTGAATTTGCAGCTGTCTTATTTTTGTTTTTTTGCGCTGCGGGAGGACCTGCACAGTATCTCCTTCGTAAATACTTCCTTCATATACAGTGCCTCGCACAACGGTTCCTTGTCCATGGACCGTAAACACCTGATCAATTGGAAGTCTAAAAGCCCCTTTTTTGTCTCGAACGGGGATTTTTTCTAAAATATATATTAACTGCTTACGGACTTCCTCTACTCCGCGACCGGACACACTATCGACAAATACCATCTCTGCTTTTTCAAAAGGTGTTCCTTTTACTTCTTCACGAATGTCTTCTCCGGCAAGCTCCAGCAAATCATCATCTACTTTATCTGCCTTTGTGACCGCAATAAGTCCGCCCTTTACGTCTAGCAAAGATAAAATATCGAGGTGCTCTTTTGTTTGCGGCATCACTCCTTCATCTGCGGCAACAGTAAGGACAACTGCATCAATGCCTGCCACTCCAGCAATCATCTGCCGGATAAACCTTTCATGTCCAGGGACATCGATAATAGAAACATCCAAATCATCTGTTAACTGTAAAGGAGCAAATCCGGGTTCAATTGATATATTGCGTTCTTTTTCTTCTTTTAGACGATCCGTATCTATTTTCGTTAATGCTTTTGTAAGCGTGGTTTTTCCGTGATCAATATGACCAGCCATACCTATTGTTAATGTCCTCTTCCCCATGTCACTTCCCGCCTTTTTTTTGCTCGATCTGATATTATTTATTATGTGTCAATATTACTATAAGTAAGAAAGGATTGAAAATAATTCTACCTGCTTGCATAATACAGCCAGAGCGGGTAAAATACAAATGATTATGGGGCCGGTTGCGATGCTGGTGCACGCCGAGGTCTTCAAAACCTTCAGGGAGGCGCGTGCCGTCTCCGCTGGGTTCGATTCCCAGACGGTCCCGCCATATTTTGTTTCCTTGTATAACCTGAAATATTCCATACAAAACCCTTCTGCAAAGAGAGCAGAAGGGTTTTTTAAGGTATTTATTCATAACTTTGGGGATCATTTTGAAGTTTTTTGGTAAGAACTTTAATTTTTTGCTGATACTCTTCGGTTAATTCTTTTGCCCCTTCAATAATTAAACTAGAATAGTAAGCGAAAGGAGCGATGTCTACTTCAGACTTTTCTACGACACTGTAGGTTTTTGCTTTGACCCATTCTTTTGTCTCTAATAACTGTACATTCACTTCGATTCTTTCGTAAAAATGAGGGTGGCCTTCTCTTTTGTCTAGTCCTTTAAAGTCGGGAACCTCAAACAAAATCCCTTCCACTTCATTGCCTGTCTCCGGAATTATGTCTGCTACTCCGCCTTTTCTAGCCTTTGAATATGCACGGTAGCCGAATCGATAGTCTTTAAGTACAGCTGCTCCAACAGGCTTAGCATCCACCGTCCTTTTTATATCCCTTACATTCATACATGAACCATATGCAAAATAATACACGTTTATAAATCCTCCTATTACACTGCGAGGCTTTTTTCATCACGAAACATTGCTATTTTTTTCACCTATTATACCAAACTAAGACGAAGCAACAAACTTCGTTAATTCCAGCGCAATGCTAAAGTTAATTTACAGCAGTCCAAATCCTCTATCTGTGATTTAAATTCTAAACGAATGCCGTCAGGATTGTAATGCACTTCTACCTCTGAGGTTACTCCGATGGAATAAATCAACCGAAAAACCTCTTCTTCATCCGATTCTTGTGCAGCAGACATTAAAAAAGCAGCAAATTCTTTTGAAGCAGACAAACTTTCGACAACTGTATCAGCATCTCTTAGAAGCTTTTTCATTTCATGAGCTGAGCTATACAAAAGTTCAGGGTTCACTGGCAGTGATTGTCTAAGAGGTAAATAGTGCATAGGGCCATAACAGCAGCGTGGCGGATAAAAGGAATACATAAAAATAGTACCCTCCTAGAAGAAGAAGTACTATTAAAATATGACTCTTCAATCGTATCAGTTACTCGTTTGACGTCGTCTTTTAATTTGTACTCTGCCCCCATTACAATTCTTACTTTATTAATTCAAAAAAGGAACATTGGATGGAGTGTTTATTAAAAGGAATCGTTTATCATAATAAATTATAATATAAATGCAAAAAAATCTTTCTTAAATTATTTCCTCACTCCATATTTACTTTTTCGCTTTCCTTTTATATTTCCTGATTTTATTATATTGGGTTTTATCCTTCAGACTCTTAAACCCCTGAATTAATGGCCATCGATTGAGCTCAAAAATATAAAGAGAGCCATCTTCTTTCATTCCAATATCTACACCAAATATTTTTTGGTTAGGAAAAGAACGTCCTAACGTCTCAGCGGCAGCAAGAGCTATTTTCTTAATCTCTTCTACGATAAAATCTTTCTTTTCAACTGCATTTAATTTTTCCATTGCTGTTTCTAAGGGGAGGACAATTCCGCGGCGGCGTTTGTTCGTTACTTTATATCCCGCTCCAGCTTTTCTTGCGATGATGCCATTTACAACCCAATCATCTTTTGTTGTTAATCGTTGTACGATAATCCTGAAATCAAAACGCTTCCCATCGATGGTTGCAAGATCAATTTCTTGTTGAATAATATACTTTCTTTTTTCTGCTGACTTTTTAATATAATTATAAGCGGCTGTTCTTCTTTTAAAATACTTCCTTGTTTTGTTTATATGCACCAGATACTTTGAATTTATTTTACTAACAAAATAAATTCTTTGACCTTGCCGGCCGCTTCGTGGTTTTACAACAACAGAATTGTATTTTTTTAACATATTAATAAAATTTTGTCTATTCCATTTTAATGTAGCAGGAAGATGTTTTTGCAGAGCTTCATCTTTCTTTAAAGCAAAATACATTTTATATTTATTTCTTCCTTTTAATTTCACTACCATCCTAACATCCCTCTTTTATTTGAAGATATAAGCTAAAAAGAGAAAGCAGCTTAATAAATGAAAAAGAATTACCGTTTATCTTCTTTATACTCCTTAAGCCGTTGTTCCTGTAAATCAGTAAAACCCTTCAAAGAAGGTTTACGGTTGATCTCAAAAATATGAAGCGATCCATCCTTTTTTATTCCAATGTCTATTCCATAAAGCCGTTTCTTTGGATAATACCGGTTTAATGCGTTTGCTGCTAGAATGGATACATCTTTAATGTGATCTAACAAATATCCTTTTTCTTCATTTGAAATATTACTTTGATTCATGGCCTCATCAAAAGATAAAATATTTCCGCCCTTACTAGCATTTGTTACCATTCTTCCTTTTTTTGCCACCCTCACTTTGTGAGCCGTTGCTTCCCATGGTAAATTTATAGATTTTCTTTGCAGAATGACCCGGATATCAAAGAGTCGTCCGTCTATTTTTGCC
This DNA window, taken from Alteribacillus bidgolensis, encodes the following:
- a CDS encoding YheC/YheD family protein; the protein is MKISGRNKWKLYLAMKRNKELRPYLVHTKKWNKKNFERMLSKNKSIVVKPNKGLKAKNIYFIFKRNSKSYVVQLYENKIYFSSRQRVYEYMKKRINNTSYIIQKRIKMAKIDGRLFDIRVILQRKSINLPWEATAHKVRVAKKGRMVTNASKGGNILSFDEAMNQSNISNEEKGYLLDHIKDVSILAANALNRYYPKKRLYGIDIGIKKDGSLHIFEINRKPSLKGFTDLQEQRLKEYKEDKR
- a CDS encoding gamma-glutamylcyclotransferase family protein, with the protein product MYYFAYGSCMNVRDIKRTVDAKPVGAAVLKDYRFGYRAYSKARKGGVADIIPETGNEVEGILFEVPDFKGLDKREGHPHFYERIEVNVQLLETKEWVKAKTYSVVEKSEVDIAPFAYYSSLIIEGAKELTEEYQQKIKVLTKKLQNDPQSYE
- the selB gene encoding selenocysteine-specific translation elongation factor — translated: MGKRTLTIGMAGHIDHGKTTLTKALTKIDTDRLKEEKERNISIEPGFAPLQLTDDLDVSIIDVPGHERFIRQMIAGVAGIDAVVLTVAADEGVMPQTKEHLDILSLLDVKGGLIAVTKADKVDDDLLELAGEDIREEVKGTPFEKAEMVFVDSVSGRGVEEVRKQLIYILEKIPVRDKKGAFRLPIDQVFTVHGQGTVVRGTVYEGSIYEGDTVQVLPQRKKTKIRQLQIHGSQVQEGIAGQRLAMNLSGVSKEEIKRGDVVVAAEHYVTTSIVHVVLFPSKEFFYDLKQRGYIKLHLGTAEVYGNIVFFDRNVLEPGVHKVVCQLRLDKPVVTKREDRFILRRPTPTETIGGGWIINPQGERLPFGEKSVQRLEKELEGTPDELIKTALLEEKWLTREEIAKQTGLTKEDANELVTQLIENSTIWELSNKKLVLKETYEQFWKELIDELKDYHERYPLRTGKNKEELQSLKLRSLPKELIERFLEEAETQNKIKKHKQYVSLHSFAPYYPKGWEKRIQQLLESWRKDGISVKPWDEYAKEQQLPNELSQELKRSLLQQEKAVGMDDKHVWSKHAAGEAAQKLRDHHPASFTLQEAKDVLHLTRKYLVPLLEWMDESGWTKRIDQERVWRN
- a CDS encoding YheC/YheD family protein, with translation MKLKGRNKYKMYFALKKDEALQKHLPATLKWNRQNFINMLKKYNSVVVKPRSGRQGQRIYFVSKINSKYLVHINKTRKYFKRRTAAYNYIKKSAEKRKYIIQQEIDLATIDGKRFDFRIIVQRLTTKDDWVVNGIIARKAGAGYKVTNKRRRGIVLPLETAMEKLNAVEKKDFIVEEIKKIALAAAETLGRSFPNQKIFGVDIGMKEDGSLYIFELNRWPLIQGFKSLKDKTQYNKIRKYKRKAKK